One segment of Ricinus communis isolate WT05 ecotype wild-type chromosome 8, ASM1957865v1, whole genome shotgun sequence DNA contains the following:
- the LOC8259752 gene encoding Golgi SNAP receptor complex member 1-1 isoform X1, giving the protein MDAPSSWDALRKQARKLEAQLDEQMNSYRKLVSSKGSIKVDAAENDLESGVDRLLKQLQQVNSQMQAWVSSGGSEMVSHTLTRHQEILQDLTQEFHRLRSSLRAKQEHASLLEDFREFDRTRLDLEDGVGSTEQALLREHASIGRNTGQMDNVISQAQATLGALVLQRLTFGGINSKLSNVSSRLPTVNHILTAIKRKKSMDTIILSLVASVCTFLIFIYWLTK; this is encoded by the exons ATGGATGCGCCTAGCTCATGGGACGCTTTACGGAAACAG GCAAGAAAACTTGAAGCTCAGTTGGATGAGCAGATGAATTCATACCGTAAACTGGTTTCCTCAAAGGGCTCTATAAAAGTTGATGCTGCAGAGAATGATCTTGAATCTGGTGTAGATCGACTCTTAAAGCAGCTTCAACAAGTGAATTCACAGATGCAAGCGTGGGTGTCATCTGGAGGTTCAGAAATGGTTTCTCATACCTTGACTCGGCATCAAGAAATTCTTCAAGATCTCACTCAG GAATTTCATCGTCTCCGTTCCAGCCTGAGAGCTAAGCAAGAACATGCTTCACTTCTTGAGGATTTTAGAGAGTTTGATCGGACAAGGTTAGACTTGGAAGATGGTGTTGGTTCTACGGAACAAGCTCTTCTTAGAGAGCACGCATCCATTGGTAGAAATACAGGACAG ATGGATAATGTGATTTCACAAGCTCAAGCAACTCTTGGTGCACTTGTACTACAACGTTTAACTTTTGGGGGAATCAATTCAAAGCTCAGCAATGTCAGCAGCCGCCTTCCAACG GTAAACCACATTCTTACTGCAATAAAGAGGAAAAAGTCGATGGATACCATAATACTTTCCCTGGTTGCATCAGTTTGCACTTTtctcatctttatttattggTTGACCAAGTAA
- the LOC8259752 gene encoding Golgi SNAP receptor complex member 1-1 isoform X2 — translation MDAPSSWDALRKQARKLEAQLDEQMNSYRKLVSSKGSIKVDAAENDLESGVDRLLKQLQQVNSQMQAWVSSGGSEMVSHTLTRHQEILQDLTQEFHRLRSSLRAKQEHASLLEDFREFDRTRLDLEDGVGSTEQALLREHASIGRNTGQMDNVISQAQATLGALVLQRLTFGGINSKLSNVSSRLPTCRDHLK, via the exons ATGGATGCGCCTAGCTCATGGGACGCTTTACGGAAACAG GCAAGAAAACTTGAAGCTCAGTTGGATGAGCAGATGAATTCATACCGTAAACTGGTTTCCTCAAAGGGCTCTATAAAAGTTGATGCTGCAGAGAATGATCTTGAATCTGGTGTAGATCGACTCTTAAAGCAGCTTCAACAAGTGAATTCACAGATGCAAGCGTGGGTGTCATCTGGAGGTTCAGAAATGGTTTCTCATACCTTGACTCGGCATCAAGAAATTCTTCAAGATCTCACTCAG GAATTTCATCGTCTCCGTTCCAGCCTGAGAGCTAAGCAAGAACATGCTTCACTTCTTGAGGATTTTAGAGAGTTTGATCGGACAAGGTTAGACTTGGAAGATGGTGTTGGTTCTACGGAACAAGCTCTTCTTAGAGAGCACGCATCCATTGGTAGAAATACAGGACAG ATGGATAATGTGATTTCACAAGCTCAAGCAACTCTTGGTGCACTTGTACTACAACGTTTAACTTTTGGGGGAATCAATTCAAAGCTCAGCAATGTCAGCAGCCGCCTTCCAACG TGCAGAGATCATTTAAAATGA